A portion of the Halobacillus ihumii genome contains these proteins:
- a CDS encoding ABC transporter permease — protein sequence MGKNLATLWNRLGMIIILILLCIVMTIMAPNFLEASNITNILKQVSVIAILAAGMTIVILTGGIDLSVGSIVALSGVVSVMASQAGINPFLAMILGMGVGYLIGFINGFFTAKIGLPAFIVTLGSMTYVRGLAYVSSGGYPVVLESSTFKFIGAGSILSIPTPIYIMLFVYVVMFLVLKYTMFGRHIYAIGGNEEAARLTGIKVKKTLVNVYSISGLLAGLGGVVLAGRLYSGQPTAGNMYELDAIAAVILGGSKLAGGVGKVQGTIIGVLIMGVITNGLTLMDVSYYWQLVVKGGVIVSAVLIDRLRS from the coding sequence ATGGGTAAGAATCTTGCCACGCTTTGGAATCGCCTTGGGATGATTATCATACTAATTTTGTTGTGCATTGTGATGACAATCATGGCACCTAACTTTCTGGAAGCATCAAATATTACGAATATATTAAAACAAGTATCCGTTATTGCTATTTTAGCAGCGGGTATGACCATCGTTATTTTAACAGGCGGAATAGACCTATCCGTAGGTTCTATCGTAGCACTGTCTGGAGTCGTTTCTGTCATGGCCTCCCAAGCAGGAATAAATCCGTTCCTTGCAATGATTCTTGGTATGGGGGTAGGTTATCTTATTGGATTCATAAATGGTTTTTTCACCGCAAAGATAGGTTTGCCAGCCTTCATTGTAACATTGGGCAGTATGACATATGTCCGAGGACTTGCCTATGTTTCAAGTGGAGGTTATCCAGTTGTACTAGAATCTAGTACATTCAAGTTTATAGGGGCAGGTTCCATCTTGTCTATTCCTACTCCCATATACATTATGCTATTTGTATATGTCGTGATGTTTCTTGTTTTAAAGTACACCATGTTTGGCCGTCATATTTACGCTATTGGTGGAAATGAAGAGGCTGCCAGACTGACGGGGATTAAAGTTAAGAAGACACTCGTGAATGTCTATTCTATCAGTGGGTTGCTTGCTGGTTTAGGTGGGGTTGTACTAGCTGGCCGCCTCTACTCGGGGCAACCGACAGCAGGAAATATGTATGAATTGGATGCAATCGCTGCTGTTATTTTAGGTGGATCAAAGCTAGCAGGGGGAGTTGGTAAGGTACAAGGGACAATTATTGGTGTTCTTATCATGGGAGTTATAACCAACGGACTGACCTTAATGGACGTAAGCTACTATTGGCAGCTTGTTGTAAAAGGGGGAGTCATTGTATCTGCAGTATTAATTGACCGTCTACGTTCCTGA
- a CDS encoding substrate-binding domain-containing protein, translating to MIIKNMRISMILMGLLLLFVAACGSGNETSGRGSEEESGGEEKLKIGLTLNNLANPFFVSMSEAAEEYSKELNAEVIVQAADADLAKQTSQIENFITQGVDLILLNAVDSKGIAGAIAQADAAGIPVISVDVGAAGSIEATVTSDNYQAGVLAAEYIIERLDGKGNVVVIDGPPVTAVKDRIAGFEDTIKGTDIKVVAKQNGEGSREKGLKVMESILQANEPGTIDAVFANNDPVAIGAQIAQKQAGRQDEFFIVGVDGSPAVIEAMKKEGSTIAGTSAQHPAKMIKKAMDVGLKVLEGGSVEKEVIKIPVNLITQENMDSYSGW from the coding sequence ATGATAATTAAGAATATGAGGATAAGCATGATTTTGATGGGACTATTACTACTTTTTGTGGCTGCATGTGGAAGTGGTAATGAAACTTCGGGGCGAGGAAGTGAAGAAGAGTCTGGAGGAGAAGAAAAGCTGAAAATCGGTTTAACGCTAAATAACTTAGCAAACCCATTTTTCGTTTCCATGAGTGAAGCTGCCGAAGAATATTCTAAGGAGTTAAATGCAGAAGTTATTGTTCAAGCTGCAGATGCAGATTTAGCAAAACAAACATCTCAAATTGAGAATTTTATTACACAAGGTGTGGACTTAATTTTGCTCAATGCTGTTGATTCTAAAGGTATTGCAGGAGCGATTGCTCAGGCAGATGCAGCTGGAATTCCTGTTATATCCGTAGATGTTGGAGCCGCTGGAAGTATAGAGGCAACTGTTACATCTGATAATTATCAAGCAGGGGTTCTAGCGGCCGAATATATCATTGAAAGGCTTGATGGAAAAGGGAATGTTGTTGTGATCGATGGACCTCCCGTAACAGCCGTAAAAGATCGTATTGCAGGCTTTGAGGATACGATCAAAGGCACAGATATAAAAGTGGTTGCAAAACAGAATGGGGAAGGCAGCCGTGAAAAAGGTCTAAAAGTTATGGAAAGTATTCTACAAGCGAATGAACCGGGTACGATAGACGCTGTATTTGCTAATAATGATCCGGTAGCAATAGGTGCTCAGATCGCACAAAAACAAGCAGGTCGCCAAGATGAATTTTTTATTGTGGGTGTAGACGGATCTCCAGCTGTAATAGAGGCTATGAAAAAGGAAGGGAGCACTATTGCTGGTACATCAGCTCAACACCCTGCAAAAATGATTAAAAAAGCCATGGATGTTGGTTTAAAGGTCTTAGAAGGTGGGTCTGTAGAAAAAGAAGTGATTAAAATTCCGGTCAATTTAATTACTCAAGAAAACATGGATTCCTATTCTGGTTGGTAA
- a CDS encoding DeoR/GlpR family DNA-binding transcription regulator → MFMEERKAQILEYLRHMSRASVHDLSRQFKVSDSTIRRDLKELEETDNIKRTHGGAILLQPVSFEESVGERKKDYIEEKKAIAKKAVEFINPGDAILLDSGTSTYELVKELKTFSNLSIVTNSIIIMQELADIPGLEVMLLGGNLRRETSALVGPFAEQALNMIRIDKAFIGTNGLDLNDGIITTPNLTEARIKRMMITNARHTLLLTDHSKIGKVNFAKVADLTEIDFCIIDNNVPANFEGEMNSYNVNVHIVKV, encoded by the coding sequence ATGTTTATGGAAGAACGCAAAGCTCAAATTCTTGAATACTTGCGTCATATGTCACGGGCATCTGTACACGATTTAAGCCGTCAGTTTAAGGTTTCGGATTCAACGATACGGAGAGATCTAAAGGAACTTGAGGAAACAGATAATATAAAAAGGACCCATGGCGGCGCTATTCTCCTACAACCTGTTAGCTTCGAGGAATCGGTTGGGGAGAGAAAAAAGGATTATATTGAAGAAAAAAAAGCCATTGCAAAAAAAGCAGTAGAATTCATTAACCCCGGAGATGCTATTCTATTAGATTCCGGAACCTCTACCTATGAGCTTGTGAAAGAGTTAAAAACTTTTTCCAACCTTTCGATAGTGACCAACTCTATTATTATCATGCAAGAATTAGCAGATATTCCAGGTTTAGAAGTGATGTTGCTAGGAGGCAATTTACGGAGGGAAACGTCAGCATTGGTTGGGCCCTTCGCTGAGCAAGCACTCAACATGATTCGAATTGACAAAGCATTTATTGGGACGAATGGTTTGGATCTTAATGATGGAATTATAACCACCCCTAACCTTACTGAAGCGCGTATAAAACGAATGATGATTACTAACGCCAGGCATACCTTGTTACTGACGGATCATAGCAAAATTGGCAAAGTTAACTTCGCGAAAGTTGCTGACCTTACGGAAATTGATTTTTGTATTATAGATAACAATGTACCAGCTAATTTTGAGGGTGAAATGAATAGTTACAATGTCAATGTACATATCGTGAAGGTATAA
- a CDS encoding glycoside hydrolase family 68 protein, with protein MHLKRLAKQATVLTLSTVILVGGSGLAHAEPKDPKDYREDYGISHITRADMKDMVKQHGDKDYTVPEFDASTIQNIPSATRINENGKEIKLDVWDTWPLQNADGTVAEYKGYHILFGLAGKPGNPEDTFIYLFYKKTDESSIDAWKNAGRVFDPNDKYEANDKYLKNQSEEWSGSATFTSEGEIRLFYTNRTDFNVDKGLYGKQTLTTAQVNISEPKAGTLQVDGVEDHKSIFEGGDGSVYQNVQQAFGGETINWKENHTLRDPHYIEENGHKYLVFEANTGTSYGYSGEKSLYNQVYYGNSNHFFQNEKDWLLNSPEKEYAQIANGAVGIIEITDDYELKKVMKPLIASNTVTDEIERPNIFEKDGKWYLFTSTRGSKMTIEGVDDEDIYLLGYVANSLTGKFKPMNKTGIVLHHDVDPYDITWTYAHYVIPQEGTDEAVVTSYMTNRGYFEDHKSTFAPSFKIELNGKKSSVVEDSILKQGQITLHDEDDRNDD; from the coding sequence ATGCATCTAAAACGTCTTGCCAAGCAAGCGACGGTATTGACACTCAGCACGGTCATTTTAGTAGGGGGGAGTGGTCTCGCTCATGCAGAGCCAAAAGACCCCAAAGATTATAGAGAGGATTATGGCATTTCACATATTACGCGTGCTGATATGAAGGATATGGTCAAACAGCATGGGGATAAGGATTATACGGTACCAGAGTTCGACGCCTCAACGATTCAAAATATTCCTTCCGCCACAAGGATTAATGAAAATGGAAAAGAGATTAAACTGGATGTGTGGGATACATGGCCTCTTCAAAACGCGGACGGAACTGTGGCCGAATATAAGGGCTATCATATTCTATTCGGTTTAGCCGGTAAACCTGGAAATCCTGAGGACACATTTATTTACCTGTTTTATAAAAAAACAGATGAATCATCAATTGATGCCTGGAAAAATGCTGGACGTGTATTTGACCCAAACGATAAATACGAAGCAAATGATAAATACTTAAAAAATCAGTCAGAAGAATGGTCTGGTTCCGCTACGTTTACGTCTGAAGGAGAAATTCGTCTATTCTATACAAATCGTACCGATTTTAACGTAGATAAAGGGCTTTACGGAAAACAGACATTGACTACAGCACAAGTAAATATCTCTGAACCAAAGGCTGGAACCCTTCAAGTGGACGGTGTTGAAGATCATAAATCAATCTTTGAAGGCGGCGACGGGTCCGTTTATCAAAATGTCCAGCAGGCTTTTGGAGGAGAGACTATAAACTGGAAGGAGAATCATACTTTAAGAGACCCTCATTATATTGAGGAAAATGGTCACAAGTATCTTGTGTTTGAAGCCAATACAGGAACAAGCTATGGGTACTCTGGAGAAAAGTCTCTTTACAATCAAGTTTATTACGGAAACAGCAACCATTTCTTCCAGAATGAAAAAGATTGGCTCTTAAATAGTCCAGAAAAAGAATATGCTCAGATCGCGAATGGTGCTGTTGGAATTATTGAAATTACAGACGATTATGAATTGAAAAAAGTCATGAAGCCTTTGATTGCTTCTAATACCGTAACTGATGAAATTGAACGCCCAAATATTTTCGAAAAAGATGGTAAATGGTATCTTTTCACAAGTACCCGTGGATCTAAGATGACGATTGAAGGTGTTGATGACGAAGATATCTACTTGCTTGGTTATGTAGCAAACTCTCTAACTGGCAAATTTAAACCGATGAACAAAACAGGTATTGTCCTTCACCACGACGTAGATCCATATGATATCACTTGGACTTATGCGCACTACGTCATCCCACAAGAAGGTACAGACGAGGCTGTAGTGACAAGTTATATGACAAACAGAGGATACTTCGAAGATCACAAATCCACGTTTGCTCCAAGCTTTAAGATCGAGCTGAATGGTAAGAAATCATCTGTTGTAGAAGATAGCATTCTTAAGCAAGGTCAAATTACACTTCATGATGAAGACGACCGTAATGATGATTAA
- a CDS encoding response regulator: MKVLIVDDEVNVLEVIRFLGEWEIHGVTKILEASQGEEAKAIIEGESPEIIFTDIKMPGMNGMELIQWLDSISYKGKVIFITGYYDYSFMRHAIKLNSFDYLLKPIEAGAFNETLKEAVETLRKEEQEHQSVEEDYVHLKLDKIVTSACMGKPFDVNDLLPSLPAAQHYVMTLLSFYHMHHAEPYVRSLADKLTQQKLGNAFSLRNDRNFCLVLTLENEWLTVEKWMSEHIDIPVRLVSSEHPQPLRKLSSSFRNLREAMDDHQYRSIHRLEDLDIASRMKDIVSYVDNYYMEELSLEKLSKLFFFSREHISRKFKQETGLPLTKYVTKLRINQAKCWLRETDETIYSISLMLGYQDEKYFSKLFKKVTGLTPFEFRNGDGMELRGEHSAYA; encoded by the coding sequence GTGAAGGTGTTAATTGTAGACGATGAAGTGAATGTACTTGAAGTTATTCGATTCTTAGGTGAATGGGAAATTCACGGTGTAACGAAGATTTTAGAAGCAAGTCAAGGAGAAGAGGCAAAAGCAATTATCGAGGGAGAAAGTCCTGAAATCATTTTTACTGATATTAAAATGCCTGGAATGAACGGGATGGAACTCATTCAATGGCTCGATTCGATTTCCTATAAAGGGAAAGTCATCTTTATAACAGGATATTATGATTACTCGTTCATGCGCCATGCCATCAAGCTTAATAGCTTTGATTATTTGCTGAAGCCAATAGAAGCTGGTGCTTTTAATGAAACCTTGAAGGAGGCTGTCGAGACCTTGAGAAAGGAAGAGCAAGAACATCAATCAGTAGAAGAGGATTACGTTCATTTAAAACTGGACAAGATCGTTACCTCCGCTTGTATGGGAAAACCCTTTGACGTGAATGATCTTCTGCCTTCCCTTCCTGCAGCACAGCATTATGTAATGACATTGCTTTCTTTTTATCATATGCATCATGCGGAACCTTACGTGAGATCCTTGGCAGATAAACTCACACAGCAAAAACTGGGAAATGCATTCTCGCTTAGAAACGACCGCAACTTTTGTCTTGTTTTAACTTTGGAGAATGAATGGTTAACGGTAGAAAAATGGATGAGTGAACATATCGATATCCCAGTCCGGCTTGTGTCCAGTGAACACCCGCAGCCGTTAAGGAAACTGTCGAGTTCATTCCGTAATCTGCGGGAAGCCATGGACGATCATCAGTACAGGTCCATTCATCGCCTGGAAGATTTAGATATCGCTAGCCGTATGAAAGATATCGTATCCTATGTGGATAACTATTATATGGAAGAGTTGAGTTTGGAGAAGTTATCGAAGCTATTCTTCTTTAGCCGTGAGCATATTTCCCGAAAGTTCAAACAGGAGACTGGTCTACCTTTAACGAAATACGTAACGAAACTCAGAATCAATCAGGCAAAGTGCTGGTTAAGGGAAACCGATGAAACGATTTACTCTATCTCTTTAATGCTGGGTTATCAGGATGAGAAATATTTCTCCAAACTGTTTAAGAAGGTAACAGGTTTAACTCCTTTCGAGTTTAGGAACGGTGACGGGATGGAGTTGCGCGGAGAACATTCAGCTTATGCATGA
- a CDS encoding sugar ABC transporter ATP-binding protein, translating to MLTKQRVKPNSKSLKPILTVEGIRKTFSGITVLNDVSMDLYPGEVHALMGENGAGKSTLMKVLSGIYVPDQESGSICYKDKQVTWKGPLNARRMGISVIHQELNLSPNLSISENILMGTKYPRNKLGMVRWEEVHSRAREVLTSMGLELQPEVLVSTLSIAQQQMVEIAKALSYKAEVLIMDEPTASLTDKEIARLFKIIKDLREQGVAIVYISHRMEEIFKISDRYTVLRDGEWIQSGSIDETNPDHLVSLMVGRDLKDLFQRSSNNYVENQEDHPALEVKNMRDSTFVKDLSFKIYPGEIVGFAGLVGAGRTELVRSIFGVSEIMEGEVYVQGKQVQIKSPIDAIKHGIALVPESRKEQGLFLDMSVKENILLAKMKAFTKSSKINWRALDHSAGQYIKELNIKIASPDQSISGLSGGNQQKAVIARWLSTHPNVLLLDEPTRGVDIGAKTEIHKIISELADSGLAVLMISSELPEVMGISDRIFVMHEGRITGELHKGEATQEKIMNLATGGDRT from the coding sequence ATGCTTACAAAGCAAAGAGTGAAGCCAAACAGCAAATCCCTCAAGCCTATACTAACAGTGGAAGGCATTCGTAAAACATTTTCCGGAATTACGGTTTTGAACGATGTCAGTATGGATCTTTACCCTGGTGAAGTGCATGCGTTGATGGGGGAAAATGGTGCTGGAAAGTCTACCTTAATGAAGGTATTGTCAGGTATTTATGTACCAGATCAGGAAAGTGGCAGCATTTGTTATAAAGATAAACAAGTCACTTGGAAGGGTCCCTTGAACGCAAGACGAATGGGGATTAGTGTCATTCACCAAGAACTCAATCTGTCGCCGAACCTGTCGATTAGTGAAAATATATTGATGGGCACCAAATATCCTAGAAATAAACTCGGCATGGTTAGATGGGAGGAAGTACATAGTCGTGCCAGGGAAGTCTTAACCTCCATGGGACTGGAGTTACAACCTGAGGTTCTTGTATCTACGTTGAGTATAGCCCAGCAACAGATGGTCGAAATTGCAAAAGCACTTTCTTACAAAGCAGAAGTCCTTATCATGGATGAGCCGACAGCTTCTTTAACGGATAAAGAAATAGCCAGGTTATTCAAAATCATTAAAGACTTAAGAGAACAAGGAGTGGCAATCGTCTACATTTCCCACCGAATGGAGGAAATTTTTAAGATTTCCGACCGTTATACAGTTTTACGGGATGGAGAATGGATTCAAAGTGGTTCAATCGATGAAACGAACCCAGATCACTTAGTCAGTTTGATGGTGGGTCGTGATTTGAAGGATCTGTTCCAAAGATCATCCAATAATTATGTAGAAAATCAAGAAGATCACCCCGCTTTAGAAGTTAAGAACATGAGAGATTCAACATTTGTAAAGGACTTGTCATTTAAAATCTATCCTGGAGAAATTGTAGGGTTTGCCGGGTTAGTAGGTGCTGGGCGTACAGAGCTTGTGCGGTCCATATTTGGTGTATCTGAAATTATGGAAGGAGAGGTCTATGTTCAGGGAAAACAGGTGCAAATCAAATCACCAATAGATGCCATTAAACATGGGATTGCACTCGTTCCGGAAAGTCGTAAAGAACAGGGGTTGTTCCTTGATATGTCCGTTAAAGAAAATATCTTATTGGCAAAAATGAAAGCGTTCACAAAAAGCAGCAAGATCAACTGGAGGGCTTTGGATCACTCAGCGGGTCAATATATAAAGGAATTGAACATAAAGATCGCTTCGCCTGACCAATCCATTTCAGGCTTAAGTGGTGGAAATCAACAAAAAGCTGTCATTGCCAGGTGGCTGTCAACCCATCCGAATGTATTGCTGCTGGATGAACCGACTCGAGGAGTTGATATAGGAGCTAAAACAGAAATTCATAAAATTATATCTGAACTGGCCGATTCAGGCCTTGCAGTATTGATGATTTCATCTGAACTTCCTGAAGTAATGGGGATCAGTGACCGCATTTTTGTAATGCACGAGGGACGAATAACAGGTGAACTTCACAAAGGTGAGGCCACCCAGGAAAAAATTATGAATCTTGCGACGGGGGGAGATAGAACGTGA
- a CDS encoding ABC transporter substrate-binding protein, translating to MKKKILHISLIVLLLSACQPNSPLEELPKEQKRVILKIRNPKIEIASPFEEMVQAYEEEHPHVEIKVHTVGGALDDFSDLKAQMASGEGPDIFTNPGYESARLWKNYLEDLSDQPWVSKAYEDSLAPITIDGSVYGMPMNLEGYGFIYNKDLFTEAGIESLPSTLSELKAAAEKLQKAGITPFATGYYEKWKLGDHLINIAFARQEDPAAFIQGLNNGTNSIENNPKFKNLIELLDVTVKYGGKDPLSTDYTMEIHKFTSGKAAMILQGNWIQPMIDQRAPHMNIGIIPVMINNHQGENTLIVNTPSYWVVNKQTTPEKKKEAKRFLNWMVHSKQGQRYMTEELRFIPAFKHLDAEESGPLAQTIMQYYKHDRTVSSNWINFPTGIREEFGHATQQYIKNELNRQQLLHAYQESWEQAQRQ from the coding sequence ATGAAAAAAAAGATTCTTCATATCAGTCTGATTGTTTTGCTTCTTTCTGCCTGCCAGCCCAATTCACCGTTAGAAGAACTACCAAAGGAACAAAAAAGGGTCATCTTGAAAATACGTAATCCTAAAATCGAAATTGCTTCTCCTTTTGAAGAAATGGTTCAGGCTTATGAAGAAGAGCATCCCCATGTCGAAATCAAGGTTCATACAGTGGGAGGGGCATTGGATGATTTCTCTGACTTGAAAGCCCAAATGGCATCTGGAGAGGGGCCGGACATTTTCACGAATCCCGGTTATGAAAGCGCCAGGTTATGGAAAAATTACTTAGAAGATCTCTCGGATCAGCCCTGGGTTAGTAAAGCCTATGAAGATTCTCTAGCCCCTATAACGATCGATGGCAGCGTTTACGGAATGCCGATGAACTTGGAAGGATATGGTTTCATTTATAACAAAGACCTATTTACTGAAGCTGGCATAGAATCTCTTCCTTCTACTTTATCTGAGTTAAAAGCTGCAGCAGAGAAGTTGCAAAAGGCTGGAATTACCCCATTTGCTACTGGATATTATGAAAAATGGAAGCTCGGCGATCACTTGATCAATATTGCTTTTGCCCGGCAGGAGGATCCTGCTGCTTTTATACAAGGATTAAATAACGGGACAAATTCTATTGAAAACAATCCAAAATTCAAGAACCTCATAGAGTTACTTGATGTCACAGTTAAGTACGGAGGTAAAGACCCTCTATCCACCGATTACACGATGGAGATCCATAAGTTCACATCTGGAAAAGCAGCCATGATTCTCCAGGGCAATTGGATCCAGCCTATGATTGACCAACGTGCTCCGCACATGAATATTGGCATTATCCCCGTTATGATTAATAATCATCAGGGAGAAAATACGTTAATCGTCAATACTCCGAGTTACTGGGTGGTCAATAAACAAACCACTCCGGAAAAAAAGAAAGAAGCGAAAAGATTTTTGAATTGGATGGTCCATTCGAAACAAGGACAGCGGTATATGACCGAGGAGCTTCGGTTTATCCCTGCTTTTAAACACCTTGATGCAGAGGAATCCGGTCCGCTTGCCCAAACCATCATGCAATACTATAAGCATGACCGTACAGTATCCTCCAATTGGATTAACTTCCCTACCGGAATACGGGAAGAATTCGGACATGCTACCCAACAGTATATAAAAAATGAACTGAACCGCCAGCAGTTGCTGCATGCCTATCAGGAATCCTGGGAGCAAGCTCAGAGACAGTGA
- a CDS encoding glycoside hydrolase family 32 protein — protein MIINHPRKWLTASFLFLLFISLVLYMAQREGSKPDPEPNSYRADYHFTAPDHWKNDPQRPIYLNGKYHYYYLYNQDYPEGNGTEWRHATSDDLVHWKDEGVAIPKYTNENGDVWSGSVVVDHQNTAGFGENAVVAVVTQPSANGQQEQYLWYSTDNGQTFSPHKKEPIMTNPGVEAFRDPKIIWEDQSKKWIMLIAEGSKIGFYKSKNLKEWHYTGGFQTENIGLIECPDLFQMRADNGSIKWIMGVSANGQAKGNPNTYAYWVGNYNGETFVPDHAKPKWLDHGFDWYAGVTFKDGKSDDKLDHRYALAWMNNWAYANNTPTIEEGFNGVDSIVRKIELKKDEHGGYNLTSQPNKEIDQLIQSTEVYHKLKVEGSKTLEIKGDVYQLEADIRWSDLKNVGFRLRESSDQTRHIDVGFFPEGGYSYVNRSYTNHPDNTNQMLESRAPLEINKKKVHLKILVDKTSIEVFIDGGKVVHSNLVFPPKEDQGITLFSKGGMAIFENVEIKHMGAIHD, from the coding sequence ATGATTATAAATCATCCCAGAAAGTGGCTGACAGCCTCCTTCCTCTTTCTACTTTTTATTTCCCTTGTCCTTTACATGGCTCAACGGGAGGGGTCTAAACCTGATCCAGAACCAAACTCCTATCGAGCAGATTATCATTTTACTGCACCCGACCATTGGAAAAACGACCCTCAAAGACCTATCTATTTGAATGGAAAATATCATTACTATTACCTCTATAACCAAGATTATCCCGAAGGAAATGGAACAGAATGGCGTCACGCGACTTCTGATGATCTCGTTCATTGGAAGGATGAAGGCGTTGCTATTCCAAAATACACCAACGAAAACGGTGACGTCTGGTCCGGATCCGTTGTTGTAGATCACCAGAATACAGCAGGATTTGGAGAAAACGCTGTTGTAGCTGTTGTAACCCAGCCTTCCGCCAACGGCCAGCAAGAGCAATACCTCTGGTACAGTACTGATAACGGGCAAACTTTCTCCCCTCACAAAAAAGAACCCATAATGACTAATCCGGGTGTTGAAGCTTTTAGAGACCCTAAGATTATTTGGGAGGATCAGTCAAAAAAATGGATCATGTTAATTGCTGAAGGGTCAAAAATTGGTTTTTATAAATCAAAAAACCTGAAAGAATGGCATTACACTGGTGGATTCCAGACCGAAAATATCGGATTGATCGAGTGTCCTGATCTATTTCAAATGCGTGCCGATAACGGCAGCATAAAGTGGATTATGGGTGTTAGTGCAAACGGACAGGCCAAAGGCAATCCGAATACGTATGCGTATTGGGTCGGTAATTATAATGGAGAAACCTTTGTTCCAGATCATGCGAAGCCTAAGTGGCTCGATCACGGCTTTGACTGGTATGCCGGAGTAACCTTTAAAGACGGAAAGAGTGATGATAAACTTGACCATCGCTATGCACTAGCGTGGATGAACAACTGGGCGTATGCGAATAATACTCCGACAATAGAAGAAGGGTTTAACGGAGTTGACTCGATTGTTAGAAAAATAGAATTAAAGAAAGATGAACATGGTGGCTATAATCTAACCTCCCAGCCAAATAAAGAAATCGATCAATTGATTCAGTCTACTGAAGTTTATCATAAACTCAAGGTTGAGGGTTCAAAGACACTTGAAATTAAGGGAGATGTCTATCAATTGGAAGCAGATATCCGTTGGTCAGATCTTAAGAATGTAGGGTTTCGTCTCAGAGAATCCAGCGACCAAACCCGTCATATCGATGTTGGGTTTTTTCCTGAGGGCGGGTACTCTTATGTAAACCGTAGCTATACAAATCATCCCGATAATACTAATCAGATGCTGGAAAGCCGGGCACCGTTGGAAATTAATAAAAAGAAGGTTCATCTAAAGATACTAGTTGATAAAACAAGCATTGAGGTATTTATCGATGGTGGGAAAGTTGTTCATTCCAATCTAGTCTTTCCTCCAAAAGAGGATCAAGGAATTACTCTTTTCTCTAAAGGTGGTATGGCCATTTTTGAAAATGTAGAAATTAAGCATATGGGTGCTATACATGACTAA